One stretch of Streptomyces agglomeratus DNA includes these proteins:
- a CDS encoding magnesium transporter MgtE N-terminal domain-containing protein — translation MASGAPRVFVSHLAGIAVFDPNGDQVGRVRDLVAMLRVGNRPPRLLGMVVEVVSRRRIFLPMTRVTGVESGQVITTGVVNMRRFEQRPTERLVLGELLDRRVRLVDTGEEVTVLDVSIVQLPARRDWEIDKVFVRKGKGGALRRRGETLTVEWSAVSGFSLEEHGQGAESLLATFEQLRPADLANALHHLTPKRRAEVAAALDDDRLADVLEELPDDDQVEILGKLKEERAADVLEAMDPDDAADLLSELPEEDKERLLMLMKPDDAADVRRLLAYEERTAGGLMTTEPIVLRPDATVADALARVRQQDLSPALAAQVYVCRPPDETPTGKYLGTVHFQRLLREPPFTLVSSVVESDLPPLSPGTPLPAVTSYLAAYNMVSAPVVDASGSLLGAVTVDDVLDHLLPDDWRETEFHEPPQTPGTPRGEAVRGH, via the coding sequence ATGGCATCAGGCGCCCCCAGGGTCTTCGTCTCGCACCTCGCGGGCATCGCCGTGTTCGACCCCAACGGCGACCAGGTCGGCCGGGTGCGCGACCTCGTGGCGATGCTGCGCGTGGGCAACCGGCCGCCGCGCCTGCTCGGCATGGTCGTCGAGGTGGTCAGCCGACGCCGGATCTTCCTGCCCATGACCCGCGTGACGGGTGTCGAGTCGGGCCAGGTCATCACGACGGGCGTGGTCAACATGCGCCGTTTCGAGCAGCGCCCGACCGAGCGTCTGGTCCTCGGCGAGCTCCTCGACCGCCGGGTGCGCCTGGTGGACACCGGCGAGGAGGTCACGGTCCTCGACGTGTCGATCGTGCAGCTGCCCGCCCGCCGCGACTGGGAGATCGACAAGGTCTTCGTACGCAAGGGCAAGGGCGGCGCGCTGCGGCGCCGTGGGGAGACGCTGACCGTGGAGTGGTCGGCGGTGAGCGGCTTCTCGCTGGAGGAGCACGGACAGGGCGCGGAGAGCCTCCTGGCCACGTTCGAGCAGTTGCGCCCCGCCGACCTGGCCAACGCCCTGCACCACCTGACGCCCAAGCGCCGCGCCGAGGTGGCCGCGGCGCTCGACGACGACCGGCTCGCCGACGTACTGGAAGAGCTGCCCGACGACGACCAGGTGGAGATCCTCGGCAAACTCAAGGAGGAGCGGGCGGCCGACGTCCTGGAGGCGATGGACCCGGACGACGCCGCCGACCTGCTGTCCGAGCTGCCGGAGGAGGACAAGGAGCGGCTGCTGATGCTGATGAAGCCGGACGACGCGGCCGACGTGCGGCGGCTCCTGGCGTACGAGGAGCGGACGGCCGGCGGTCTGATGACGACCGAGCCGATCGTGCTGCGGCCCGACGCGACGGTCGCGGACGCGCTCGCACGCGTACGCCAGCAGGACCTCTCCCCCGCACTGGCCGCGCAGGTGTACGTCTGCCGCCCGCCGGACGAGACCCCGACGGGCAAGTACCTCGGGACGGTGCACTTCCAGCGCCTGCTGCGCGAGCCGCCCTTCACCCTGGTCAGCTCGGTCGTGGAGTCCGACCTGCCGCCGCTGTCGCCGGGCACGCCGCTGCCGGCCGTGACGAGCTACCTGGCGGCGTACAACATGGTCTCCGCGCCGGTCGTGGACGCGAGCGGCTCGCTGCTCGGCGCGGTGACGGTCGACGACGTACTCGACCACCTGCTGCCCGACGACTGGCGCGAGACGGAGTTCCACGAGCCGCCGCAGACGCCGGGGACTCCGCGCGGGGAGGCCGTCCGTGGGCACTGA
- a CDS encoding DUF1003 domain-containing protein has protein sequence MGTDRSAEARERGRTATGASALPRASRVRLDQPRPARKRLLPEYDPEAFGRFSERIARFLGTGRFLVWMTLTIALWVLWNIFAPQALRWDEYPFIFLTLMLSLQASYAAPLILLAQNRQDDRDRVTHEQDRKQNERSIADTEYLTREIASLRMGLGEVATRDWIRSEFVDLVKELEQRRSLFPPEAASESDEGDR, from the coding sequence GTGGGCACTGACAGGAGCGCCGAGGCGCGGGAGCGCGGCCGGACGGCGACGGGGGCGAGCGCGCTGCCCCGCGCGTCCCGGGTGCGGCTGGACCAGCCGAGGCCCGCGCGCAAGCGGCTGCTGCCGGAGTACGACCCGGAGGCGTTCGGCCGGTTCTCGGAGCGGATCGCGCGGTTCCTGGGCACGGGGCGCTTCCTCGTCTGGATGACCCTGACCATCGCCCTGTGGGTCCTGTGGAACATCTTCGCGCCCCAGGCCCTGCGCTGGGACGAGTACCCGTTCATCTTCCTGACGCTGATGCTGTCGCTCCAGGCGTCGTACGCCGCCCCGCTGATCCTCCTCGCGCAGAACCGCCAGGACGACCGGGACCGGGTCACCCACGAGCAGGACCGCAAGCAGAACGAGCGGTCCATCGCGGACACCGAGTACCTCACCCGGGAGATCGCGTCGCTGCGGATGGGGCTGGGGGAGGTCGCCACCCGGGACTGGATCCGGTCCGAATTCGTGGACCTGGTGAAGGAGCTAGAGCAGCGGCGCTCCCTATTCCCGCCGGAGGCCGCTTCCGAGAGTGACGAAGGCGACCGCTGA
- a CDS encoding Mrp/NBP35 family ATP-binding protein: protein MAMEDAVREALATVNDPEIHKPITELGMVKSVEIGADGAVAVTVYLTVSGCPMRETITTNVREAVERVEGVTSVSVELDVMSDEQRKELAGALRGGTAEREVPFAQPGSLTRVYAVASGKGGVGKSSVTVNLAAAMAADGLKVGVVDADIYGHSVPRMLGVDGRPTQVENMIMPPSAHGVKVISIGMFTPGNAPVVWRGPMLHRALQQFLADVYWGDLDVLLLDLPPGTGDIAISVAQLVPNAEILVVTTPQQAAAEVAERAGSIAVQTHQKIVGVVENMSGLPCPHCDEMVDVFGTGGGQKVAEGLTKTTGANVPVLGSIPIDVRLREGGDEGKPVVLTDPDSPAGAALRTIAGKLGGRARGLSGMSLGITPRNKF, encoded by the coding sequence ATGGCTATGGAAGACGCGGTGCGCGAAGCACTGGCGACGGTGAACGACCCCGAGATCCACAAACCGATCACTGAACTCGGCATGGTCAAATCGGTTGAGATCGGGGCAGACGGCGCAGTTGCCGTCACGGTCTATCTCACCGTCTCCGGCTGTCCGATGCGCGAGACGATCACCACGAACGTGCGCGAGGCGGTCGAGCGCGTCGAGGGTGTGACCAGCGTCTCCGTCGAACTCGACGTGATGAGCGACGAGCAGCGCAAGGAGCTGGCGGGGGCCCTGCGCGGCGGCACCGCCGAGCGCGAGGTGCCCTTCGCCCAGCCCGGATCGCTGACCCGCGTCTACGCGGTGGCGTCCGGCAAGGGCGGCGTCGGCAAGTCCTCGGTGACGGTCAACCTGGCCGCGGCGATGGCGGCGGACGGGCTGAAGGTCGGCGTCGTCGACGCGGACATCTACGGCCACAGCGTGCCCCGTATGCTGGGCGTCGACGGCAGGCCCACCCAGGTCGAGAACATGATCATGCCGCCGTCGGCGCACGGCGTGAAGGTCATCTCCATCGGCATGTTCACCCCGGGCAACGCGCCGGTCGTGTGGCGCGGTCCGATGCTGCACCGCGCGCTCCAGCAGTTCCTCGCTGACGTCTACTGGGGCGACCTGGACGTCCTGCTGCTCGACCTGCCGCCCGGCACCGGCGACATCGCGATCTCGGTCGCGCAGCTCGTGCCGAACGCCGAGATCCTGGTCGTGACGACCCCTCAGCAGGCCGCGGCCGAGGTCGCCGAGCGGGCGGGCTCCATCGCCGTACAGACCCACCAGAAGATCGTCGGAGTCGTCGAGAACATGTCGGGCCTGCCGTGCCCGCACTGCGACGAGATGGTCGACGTCTTCGGCACCGGCGGTGGCCAGAAGGTCGCCGAGGGGCTCACGAAGACGACCGGCGCGAACGTGCCGGTGCTGGGCTCCATCCCCATCGACGTACGGCTGCGGGAGGGCGGCGACGAGGGCAAGCCCGTCGTGCTGACCGACCCCGACTCGCCGGCCGGTGCGGCGCTGCGCACGATCGCGGGCAAGCTGGGCGGCCGCGCGCGCGGCCTGTCGGGCATGTCGCTGGGGATCACCCCGCGCAACAAGTTCTGA
- a CDS encoding DMT family transporter: protein MPLTVIPVPATARRTDGVTPTAPTAPAPPSPGLHTAPRVDLVLLGVAVASVSFSAPLIAATAAPALAIAFWRNAMAVGVLSPVVLLKHRDELRRIGRRPLLLAVAAGALLALHFGLWLPSLRMTSVASSTALCTTTPIWTTILLRMRGHRPPRMVWAGTVLAVVGVVILTGVDMTLSPRALAGDALALGGGVAAAGYVLLGAEVRRTVSTTAYTYVCYSTTALILLGTCLVAGADLGGYSATTWLQLAALTAAAQLLGHSLLNRVVSTLGPSVTSTAILLETPGAALIAALWLGQLPPVAAYPALLVILAGLALVVRASRSA from the coding sequence ATGCCCCTTACCGTGATCCCCGTGCCAGCAACCGCCCGCCGCACCGACGGCGTCACACCCACCGCGCCCACCGCGCCCGCTCCGCCGTCCCCGGGACTCCACACCGCGCCCCGCGTGGACCTCGTCCTGCTCGGGGTGGCCGTGGCCAGCGTGTCGTTCTCCGCGCCGCTCATCGCGGCGACCGCCGCTCCCGCGCTCGCCATCGCGTTCTGGCGCAACGCCATGGCGGTCGGCGTCCTGAGCCCGGTGGTGCTGCTCAAGCACCGGGACGAGCTGCGCCGCATCGGCCGCAGGCCGCTGCTGCTCGCCGTCGCCGCCGGCGCACTGCTCGCCCTGCACTTCGGGCTGTGGCTGCCCAGCCTGCGGATGACCTCCGTGGCGTCCTCCACCGCGCTGTGCACCACCACCCCGATCTGGACGACCATCCTGCTGCGGATGCGCGGCCACCGGCCGCCCCGCATGGTGTGGGCCGGGACCGTGCTCGCCGTCGTCGGCGTCGTCATCCTGACCGGCGTCGACATGACGCTCTCCCCCCGCGCTCTCGCGGGCGACGCGCTCGCCCTCGGCGGCGGCGTCGCGGCAGCCGGGTACGTCCTGCTCGGGGCCGAGGTGCGCCGGACGGTGAGCACCACCGCGTACACCTACGTCTGCTACTCCACGACCGCCCTGATCCTGCTGGGCACCTGCCTGGTGGCGGGCGCCGACCTCGGCGGGTACAGCGCGACCACCTGGCTCCAGCTGGCCGCGCTCACCGCCGCCGCCCAGCTCCTCGGCCACTCGCTCCTCAACCGTGTCGTGAGCACCCTGGGCCCCTCCGTCACCTCGACGGCCATCCTCCTGGAGACCCCGGGCGCCGCCCTGATCGCCGCGCTCTGGCTGGGGCAGCTGCCGCCGGTGGCCGCCTACCCCGCGCTGCTGGTGATCCTGGCCGGTCTGGCGCTCGTGGTCAGAGCCAGCCGTTCCGCTTGA